A stretch of Lathyrus oleraceus cultivar Zhongwan6 chromosome 6, CAAS_Psat_ZW6_1.0, whole genome shotgun sequence DNA encodes these proteins:
- the LOC127098365 gene encoding alpha-1,6-mannosyl-glycoprotein 2-beta-N-acetylglucosaminyltransferase, which yields MASYKKPRLRDLALRRLLSVVFVTLGGVLILIFLLGSSNSTLNNGIKDLDIVDDGSRYRRDLKFTKMQTLPQQSDLSLRLEKLNLLPPRNLDLYPNLAKDAIIVVLYVHNRPQYLRVVVESLSKVVGINETLLIVSHDGYFEEMNKIISGIRFCQVKQIYAPYSPHLFPNSFPGVSVGDCKEKDDAEGKHCKGNSDQYGNHRSPKIVSLKHHWWWMMNTVWDGLNETRAHSGHILFIEEDHFIFPNAYRNLQILTSLKPMKCPDCYAANLAPSDVNSRGEEWESLIAERMGNVGYSFNRTVWKKIHNKASEFCFFDDYNWDITMWATVYPSFGSPVYTLRGPRTSAVHFGKCGLHQGQGENKACIDNGVANIHVEEPDKVANIGSDWNVHVYENQPGYKAGFKGWGGWGDDRDRHLCLSFANMHRPSKGTTSPL from the coding sequence ATGGCATCTTATAAGAAACCTCGTCTTAGAGATTTAGCTTTGCGCCGTTTGTTATCTGTGGTGTTTGTTACGTTAGGTGGGGTTTTGATATTGATATTTCTACTTGGATCATCAAATTCAACATTGAACAATGGAATTAAGGATTTAGATATTGTTGATGATGGTTCGAGATACCGTCGCGACTTGAAGTTTACGAAGATGCAAACTCTTCCACAACAGAGTGATTTGTCACTCAGATTGGAGAAGTTGAATTTGTTGCCTCCAAGAAACTTGGATTTGTATCCAAATCTTGCTAAggatgctatcattgttgttttgTATGTTCATAACCGGCCGCAGTATCTCCGAGTAGTTGTCGAGAGTCTTTCTAAGGTTGTAGGGATTAATGAGACTTTGCTTATTGTTAGTCATGATGGTTACTTTGAGGAAATGAACAAGATTATTAGTGGTATAAGGTTTTGTCAAGTGAAACAGATATATGCTCCGTATTCGCCTCATTTGTTTCCGAATAGTTTTCCCGGTGTATCGGTTGGTGATTGTAAGGAGAAAGATGACGCGGAAGGAAAACATTGCAAGGGGAATTCTGATCAGTATGGGAACCACCGTTCGCCGAAGATTGTATCGTTGAAGCATCATTGGTGGTGGATGATGAACACGGTATGGGATGGATTGAACGAAACTAGAGCGCATTCTGGTCATATTCTGTTTATTGAAGAAGACCATTTCATATTTCCCAACGCGTATCGCAATCTTCAGATACTAACTTCGTTGAAGCCTATGAAATGTCCTGATTGCTATGCTGCGAATTTAGCACCTTCTGATGTGAACTCAAGAGGCGAAGAGTGGGAAAGTTTAATCGCAGAGAGAATGGGAAACGTAGGTTACTCGTTCAATCGAACGGTTTGGAAGAAAATACACAATAAAGCTAGTGAGTTTTGTTTCTTTGACGATTATAATTGGGATATCACAATGTGGGCGACTGTTTACCCCTCGTTTGGCAGTCCTGTCTACACGCTACGAGGTCCAAGAACTAGTGCCGTTCATTTTGGGAAATGCGGTTTGCATCAGGGTCAAGGAGAGAATAAGGCTTGTATTGATAACGGCGTGGCGAACATTCATGTAGAAGAGCCCGACAAGGTTGCTAACATTGGTTCTGATTGGAATGTCCATGTCTATGAAAATCAGCCCGGCTATAAAGCCGGGTTTAAAGGTTGGGGGGGATGGGGGGACGACAGAGACCGTCACTTATGCTTGAGTTTCGCCAACATGCATCGCCCCTCCAAAGGAACTACATCTCCCTTGTAA